A window from Balaenoptera musculus isolate JJ_BM4_2016_0621 chromosome 8, mBalMus1.pri.v3, whole genome shotgun sequence encodes these proteins:
- the LOC118900003 gene encoding serum amyloid A-2 protein-like isoform X2, whose translation MWRAYSDMREANYKNSDKYFHARGNRDAAERGPGGVWAAKVISDARESIPRVTDFFKHGDSGHGLEDSRADQAANEWGRSGKDPNHFRPRGLPDKY comes from the exons ATGTGGAGAGCCTACTCTGACATGAGAGAAGCCAATTACAAAAATTCAGACAAGTACTTTCACGCCCGGGGCAACCGTGACGCTGCCGAAAGGGGACCTGGGGGCGTCTGGGCTGCTAAAGTGATCAG CGATGCCAGAGAGAGTATTCCGAGAGTCACAGACTTTTTTAAACATGGAGACAGTGGCCACGGACTGGAGGACTCGAGGGCCGACCAGGCTGCCAATGAATGGGGCCGGAGCGGCAAAGACCCCAATCACTTCAGACCTCGCGGCCTGCCCGACAAGTACTGA
- the LOC118900003 gene encoding serum amyloid A-2 protein-like isoform X1 translates to MKLSTGIIFCFLILGVSSQRWATFLKEAGQGAKDMWRAYSDMREANYKNSDKYFHARGNRDAAERGPGGVWAAKVISDARESIPRVTDFFKHGDSGHGLEDSRADQAANEWGRSGKDPNHFRPRGLPDKY, encoded by the exons ATGAAGCTTTCCACGGGCATCATTTTCTGCTTCCTGATCCTGGGCGTCAGCAGCCAGAGATGGGCTACATTCCTCAAGGAAGCTGGTCAAG ggGCTAAAGACATGTGGAGAGCCTACTCTGACATGAGAGAAGCCAATTACAAAAATTCAGACAAGTACTTTCACGCCCGGGGCAACCGTGACGCTGCCGAAAGGGGACCTGGGGGCGTCTGGGCTGCTAAAGTGATCAG CGATGCCAGAGAGAGTATTCCGAGAGTCACAGACTTTTTTAAACATGGAGACAGTGGCCACGGACTGGAGGACTCGAGGGCCGACCAGGCTGCCAATGAATGGGGCCGGAGCGGCAAAGACCCCAATCACTTCAGACCTCGCGGCCTGCCCGACAAGTACTGA